Below is a window of Andrena cerasifolii isolate SP2316 chromosome 5, iyAndCera1_principal, whole genome shotgun sequence DNA.
CACGTGTACATGCCCGTGTACACGAGCTTCCATCCCTCTGCTTCCCGTCTGCCATTTTCCATCCTTCTGTTCTCCGCTCTCTTCTTCCTACACTCTTCCGTTTTACCATTCCGATCATTTCCTGTCGTCTCCTcccctttctttcctcctttaattattattatcatcgttTTATTACAATCAGCGATCGCGTCGTAGTCATGACTTTTTATAGTAAACGCTATGTAGTCTTTATTACTCAAGCTTATGCCCAAAAATCTACCAGAGGCACTTTGGGTTTATTAGTACCATTTGAAGTCGGCGTGCGCGGGGGAGGGTGCTGCCAGTTCCTTTGCCTCTCTCTCTATTCTTTACCTTAGCGGCTGGTAGCGATCGAACGACTCGTCTTCTTGCTCTTCCTTCGACCTCACGGAGTACCCTGTCTGTGTGATCCATTTCCTCCTACTCGGGCGAGTGCGTCGCTTAGTTTTCGCATTAACACCGTTCCAACCCCTCCCCCGTTCCTTTCCCGTAGCCTACCAACTCCGTATCTTTCCCTGCTGCCTTACCTTTCCACACACGGTCTTCCGATGTTTTTTGAGCAATAAATACTTTCTCCACTGACAACTGCACATTGAATTGACGCACGGGACACACAcccacacacgcacacacgcacgcacacatcATACTCACAAGTGACGCGTACACCAACGATTCCCATTCACTGTCAGCCGCTCGCGTCGACAGGACCCCCCCGAAGGTGGCTCAGGTTCGGGCCATCCCTTCGTGCGATATGAATTCTTTACCCACGATAGTCTCTCGATCGTCGAGGCTTAACCTACGCGGATCTAAAATCAAAGTCTTCTTACGTGGGCGTGGCACCACCTTTACGGGGCCTCCGATGTGCGTTTGCAAAATTGGCTAGTTAACGTACGATGAAACGTGGAAGAAACGCGTTGCGAGCTCCCGCGAAGATTCTTGAATTCACGATATCGACGACGACGTCGTTTTGTTTTGATCCCCTTGAATAGATAGAAATGAATACGCGCGCAGGCGGCAACGCCGCCCGATGGCTCCCAGACACGGCACTGGGAACGAAATATGATCGAGTACTGTCCTGCGCGAACGGCTCCCCACCAATCACTCTCGTCCGCGCAATATCGGCGCTATAACTTCCACCCATACCCAAATATGGCTACATCCACAGAGTTTAATGtttacgcattttttttttaattaatgattATCAATTCATATCAATTCAATATCAATGTATTACAATCAGACAATACTCAACAGTGATCGTTATTCattatatattacaataattaaGAGTGACAACAACATGACGACGGAGGCGTTGAAGCATTATTAcaagggggagggagggagagagagagatagagtaAGAAGGGCGGGGGATAGAGaacgagaaagagggagagtgGCACAAATGTGTGATTTCTTAGGGATGGATGAGTAAAGAGTTTTAGAGAGGGCGCGCCGATAGTGgacatttcttttctttctctttataGCTACGTGTAATCACGAAGATCGGGGTAAATGACACCAGGACAAAGGGGGCAGAGGAGAgggcattctttttttttcccgaTGATTATGAATATAGGCGAAAGACGATGATAGGTGAGCATTCACGATGAGAACGAACGATTAATGATGAGAAAATGGACCGATGAGCTGGAGACCAAGGAGGGGAAGCACGCACACTCAACACAACCGTCACATCGAGCTGGCCTCGCGCACGGCCatagtctagaagattaatacCTATTAACTAATACACAGTCTGTCTCCGATTCGCGGATGActccattattttttttcgttttcaatgCATGTAAGTATAAATAATACGcgtgacgcgcgcgcgcgcgcacagtaGCGGCGATCACGCGGTGCGCGGCCCCGATCGATCGTTCGAGCGATGGTCGACGGCGAGGCGGGTGTTCTACAAATGGACGAGGATCGCTCTGTTCGTCGGCGCCGTTTCTACGATCACGCGCGACCGTCGCCGCGATCGGTCGGGATCCAGGCGTCGACGCCGTTACCAGTACGCGCGCGCTCGTTCCCCTCGGATACTGCATATACATTACACACATACTTTTATGCGCCGGTATAAAGTGTATATATGTACACATATACATACGACATACCatccatgtatatatataatatacccatattgtttaattaatcatcgtttttttttcttcttttaaattgtttaatcgccttatttatttaaaattcgtcAGTtcgtaattgaaaaaattttcagctACCAGAGCGGTGGATGGAAATGTTTCTTCGTTAAAAATCGCCGATCCCCCGACGAGAGCGCTGCTACGATCGACCGTTTTAAACACAATTTACAAATAATCGGGATCGATCGGCTGATTCGTTCACTCACTAATAACACTAATGTCTATTACTCTTTCGCTCGTTCGCTTCTTCACTCCTCTCTTTCCCATTCTCTTCCCTTTAAAAAAAAccctatatctccgtcaatcgCGGCATGATCGCGGCCGCGATCAACGTGCGAATTATCTTTCAGATTTCGTTCGTGAGTGCGgccaccgcgcgcgcgcgcgcgggggaGAGGGGGATGTGAGCGCACATCGATAATTCTATTACAATTAATCGTGATTTTGGTATCTTATGTACAGTTATGCGTGGGCATGCGCTGTGATTATCGGCCCACACCggcctcccctcccccctctccaAACGTTTGTCGGCGACCATTCAGAAGACATTTTGTTCGCACATATTTGAAAACACTTACTTGTCCTCGAACAAACTTTCTTTTCCCCTCTCCGTTAAACTTCAGCGGTCCGTTGTGCAACTTCTTCACGTACAATTCGCGTACTAAGCTGAGAGACAACTGGCCCGCACGGGAACCTGAGACGATCGATTACAAGATAGGCCAGTTCTCTTGGTTGCATCCTCTCGGAGAATACCTAACTCAAGTATTCAGCAGGGTAACTCTTGGCGGGCGGGCTTTGTCATATGCTTCATAGAGTTCATGGTACATCAGGGGTTGTCCGCCGCCATTATATTGTGCACCTGCTCGAGCTTGTACGCCAGTCTCTGCTTCTGCGAGAATTCGTCCTCCTCCAGGGTGACTATCAGCTGTTCGTTGTATTTACTCGCGTACGTATACAGTTCGTAGAGGGCGCAATTCGTGTTGAACTCCGTCGTGTGCAACTGTTTCGATAGGGGCAGAAACGACGATAGACAGTGAGAACAGGGTTAAAGAtgatttcagctaaatatgagAGGGATACGTACCCTAGACTCCTCGGCAAGCATGGCGTTCATGTCTTGATCGGATATGGCTGGCATGATTTTGATATCTGAGTAGTAACGCTCTACCCACTCTTTGTACACTGGAATGTCCTTCGCGTAAAGTAGCTTAGAACTCGGGGAGTCCTTACCTGGAACAGGGAACAGCAACGTTATCAAACCTCCTCCCCTTTCGCGAGCGATATCTTCGCGTTCGAGCGAAACAGTGAACGGTACCCACCTAATCTATGATCCGAAGTGGAGCAGCTGTCCATGAACGTCTGCGCCACGACGGACAGACACGAGTCAACGATGTTTGACTTGTGTATGTCGAAGATGAAATTCGGATTCTTGATGAGATTGACCCAAAACCTGAGCGGAAGGGAGTTGCTCTTCCATGTGTGCACCACTTCGGGGTCAGATATGCCGTGTTGCAGAGCTTGGTCGTCCATGAAGTCGAACATGTACTTGATGGCGAGGGGAAGGGCCGAGCCCCGGTGGGCAGTGCTGAAAATCGTCTCGAACAGATCATCGACGAACTTCTGGAGCGTACCCTTCGTCGCCAGTAACCTCGTCAGATAGATCTCCGAGACCATCTTGTTCCCGCGATCCCCTTCCTTTCGCGCGTCAGAATCGTGGTGTTTGACCAGATGCCAGGCCTTCAAACCTCCATCGTGGTTCTGATTCAATGGCGACGTGGCGCGCGAGAGCGGGGGACTGGCCGAGTTGAACTTGCTCAGGTTCAGGGTCTCGTATTTGTGCGATTTGTCCGTTTTCTCCGAGAGGATCGACAGATTGTAGATCGACGACTGCTTGGAGACCAAGTTCAGCGACGCTACATCTGGTACCCTGTAGTGATTCAAGGTGTTCCGCTTCTTCCATTCGCCCTCCGTTTTCGTTGTCGAGTCTTCGTCGTAGAGGATCAATCTGCCGGACGCACCGGTTCTCCATTCTAACATGAAATAGATGTTACCATTCACCTCTAGGATCTAGTTCACTAGCGATTCGATATGCatgaaaaaaattagcttcctaAATTTTACGTTAAAACTTTGGAACCTTACCAAGATCGAGGTCATCCTTCCTGGGTCTTTGGCTATAAGGCGTGGCTCTGTAGATGGTGTCCAATGCCTTCTCCTTAACTTGAGATATCGTATCGCAATCCAGGACCTTAACTGGCACATTTTCCGTATTCGGATCCATGCCGCCGACGAAGACCGTCTGTTGCGATATCGACACGTAGACCGTCTACGAAACGAAGGGGATTTGCAAATGTCTCTAAAGATAACTTCTTCGATAAAGCGAGGCATAGGGGCGAATATCATTTGAATTCAACAATAGGAACTTGAGAACAGTGTTGTAGATACGTATAACGAAAGAAAATGGAAATTCCTGCCGTAGAGTCGATCATCTTACCATTGGTTTAAAGTCAATGGACTGCCTGATCAATTTCTCCTCCGACAGCGAGTATCGTGCTTCAGATGTGATAGCATCAACTGGACCTTTATCAACTTGTTGTTTCACCGCGCGGAACAGCACGTATAACGGTTCACCGGCGCATTCTCTCATGAATTTGTACAGGAGGAAGGTGAACCAGGCTGACAGCATCTTCTCAGCGACGCTTTCCGTTCTGAAAACCAGCGAGAACGTCGTGAATGCAGGCCGTCGGATAACGAGCTTGAAGGGAAACGTATCGTGAACACTCACCGTCTGAGGAACAGCTTCGGATGGCTCTTACCCTCCGTGCACTTCTCGATCAATTCCGCTAGAAGGGTCTTGAGGATGTCCGTGCAGTACTCCATCTTGCTCTGGAGCGTGACCATGATGAGGCTGGCCACGTTCACTCGGTCTCTCATGGAGAAATACCGATTGTTCTCCAGGGTTCGGACGAAGAGCAGCAGAAAGGTTTTGTTCATTATCAGCGAGCcgaacaggcgcaggcctttctccTTGCGCGCCAGTTCCGGCCTGTCCCATTGCAGCACGGGGCTATTATCGTCGCTGGGGAACAGTATCATCATCGCGTAAGTGCGATAATCGAGGAACGGTATGCCACCGCTGGTAAGGTCGCCAGTGAGATCGGTCATCTCTGTTTGCAGCTCAGCGAACGCTTCCTTGCACTCGGCCGCGACACGGAGCTCCAGGATGTCCATCTGCTCTTGCATATTCTTCAGCACGCGGTTACTTTCGGTGGACTTACGACGGTATGCGATGAGGAAGGCGATGAACACGAACACCAGGATCACTATGGCAGCGATCACGCCGATCAGAGCAGGTTTCGATAGCGGCCCGTTAAGGCCGGCTGGCAGTGCGTAGCTCAGTTTCCCTATGTTGTAGCGAAGGTTGCCGCCCACGGTCACAAGAACTTCTGGTAGATCTTGCTTATTCGGCAGGCCCTCGCTGTCTATCGCTGGGGGCTGTGTCAACGGCGGCCGGCAGGTGAGCTGCTGCCTGGACAGAGAAGTGACGTTGCAGAACGCGTTGCCTATCTGCACGATCACGTCGGACTCTTGGCAGGCGCGATCCAGGTGCTGCCCGTTGATAGTCAAGTAGTCGCTCTTGTAGTACTTGATCTCCTCGTCGAACCTGTCGTAGATCGGGTTCGGGTAGAGCAGGAAGGTATTGAATCCGTGCTGGGAGAGATTCTGCACGCCCGTCACGTTGTCCATGCGAAAGCCGTACTCCAGCGTCAGCGGCCTCTCAGCGTCCACCATCACGTGCTCGGGAACCTCGATCGTCGGTGACTTACAAATCATGCTCTCCTGGCTGTGCACCTCGCACTGAGAGACGAACATCTTCTCATCGTAGTAGACGTACATCTGAGGGCTCTGTATGTAGCCGAGGTTCTTGCCAGTTACGGACATCTTTATGCCTCCCGCTGGAATGCCTTTCGGGATCTTCATTTGACCAGCGACGCCGCTCTCCACGCTCTCGATCGTCGGATCGTCCACGTACTCGAAGTAGCCGTCGAAGAAACGAGAGGTCCTGTCGAATGTCATCCTCAGGGCGCCGTTCCTCTTTTTGCTGCTGGCGCTGGTCATGCAGAGCGCCTCGTTCGTTTCCGCGGTGATGATGGAGCAAGGTAGCTCGTCGATGTACGCCACGATATTGCTACCGGCGTTCATATACTTGCCCGAAATCCTTACGGTGGTGCCACCGCTCAGGGGCCCGTATTTAGGGGATATGGAGTCGATCTGCGGATCCACGAACTCGTAGTTGATTTCAGATTGGCCCCTGAAGTCTTCGATCTCCACGATCACCGGGCCCTGTTTCACCTCCTCAGTGCCTGGACCGTCCACGCGACAGACGATCTGCTTTGTGCGTATGTAGAGCTCCTCGTAAGGCTGGCATCGCATTCCTCCCACAGTGACGCCGAGATAGATGTCCTGAAACCAACCAATTTTCATCCTGTTTATGTTACGTGGGAAGTAGGAGCACCGATATTACTCGCTGAACCAACTGAAGCCTGATTGCTCCGGAAGGTGAAACTAATTGTTTAAATATCTAATATATAGAGAAGCGTATACACACTTTATCACGAGTGAGAAAGATTGACAAGTGAGATCACAGTTTCTAGCCTATCTACCCTTGCGCGTGAGCCTAACAATTCAATCTTATCTCTTACCCATCACCCACAACACACTTGTACAGTCGAATCATTCCTATGCTCCATACGAGACCGAGCGTTGAATGTTTCCAAGGAATTACGAAAAGATGGCGATCGAAGCAGGTGAAATGATTTCGCTTACCGAGAATGTTTTGCCCAGGTTGATGCCGCGTATCGTCACGTTCGTGTTGCCTTCCCAGGGGCCCATGACCGGCTCGAACGACTGTATCACGGGGTTCGGGCAGGTCTGGTTGCTGTTCAACCACATGCCGATGCCACGGTCGCATTGGTCCTTCACCTCGCATCTGTCGGAGCTCTGACACCATCCGCAATCGTACTTGGGCGCCAGGGCCAGGCACATGCCGCAATTGTCGGCCATGTCGCGACAACGGTATATCACCAGATGGATGTTCTGCGGATTATCCAAAGGCTTCGAGCCGCCCCAGATCACAGCGAACGGCACGGTGATGTTCGGCGCGCGGGACGTGTACGAAAACTCCGTCTCCTCGCAGTAAATCGTGTCCGCCAATAGGCGAGCGTTCACGCTCGTCACTCGCCCCTCTATGTTGAACTGACAGACGAACCTGGTCTGCACAATGAATTGCTGGAAAAGAGGTTTCGCGTAGGTTAGCGTCAATCATCCTAGACAGTCATTCTCGCCCCCTCTACCCTCCGCGACAATGATTCAGGGGATCGTGAAAGGCCGGCTAACGACACGTGAAAACGTCGGGGAATGAACGCGACGGCGTTAGCGGGGTACACCCCGGCGCGTTTGGGCTGGGAGATGGATAGACGTCTCCTTACCCCGATGATGTGCACTTTAACGCGGATGGTCTTCTTGATGCCGGAAGACACCAGGATTTCCTGGGAGTCGGTGGCGTTCAGGGTGGGACAGAAGCCTGGCCCGCTTCTGTAGCTCGGTCCCATTCTCTGTTAAACAGATTCACCGTAACGGTTAATTGAAAATTCTGGGGAACAATTTGAAACGAAGCTGGATATACTTTTTAAGCCAAACAGGTCTCGTTATTTCTGAAGAAAAGATCTACTCACGCTAACTCCGGTGACCAGGATGTCGTTGCGACAGTTCTCAGCCGTGTCGTGGGTGCATCTGTGGCCGTCGACGCACCAGTCGCAAGGGAAGCTGGACGACACGCACTGCGTGCAGGAGCTGTAGGTGTTGCAGTCGAAGAAGGTGAAGTTCGTGGCAACCAGGTCAGGCCCGTTGGTCATCCTGACGGACAATTTCGCGGTGAAGTGATGCTGCCCCTGCGGTATAGACGGGAGGAGGTCGGTTCTCGGAGTGGTGCAGTTCACGCCGAACGATTTCCTAGAGGCGTTCGTGATCAGTGTCTTATCCAGGGTCGAGAACGCGCAGAGGAACTGGCCGGAAAGCGTCGGCAGATTCTCGATGAGCAATTCCAGGGTCCTGGCAGTCGTGCGTTGCAGCTGATTGGGTGTGACGGTCGTGATGGTCGTGCATCTGCCACTTTTGTACGATATCCAGTAAAGAGGATCCTTGGCGGCGTCCTGGCAGTCGCTGCGCAGGTTGCACTTGTTCTCCAGCGAGCACCAGCCGCAATAAGGGTCCTTGGCCCCCAGACACTCCCAGCAGGTCTTGTACACCGAGCATTCCTGCACTTTCACCTTGGACACCGTCTTGTTCGTCATCACGTACAGGTGCATCAGCTGGGAGTCGAAGAGTAGATCTGGGTTCACCGACGA
It encodes the following:
- the Plexa gene encoding plexin A, whose protein sequence is MLVFPGTEQPTRMGSMQSHQRQLGLLLSILVLLSPRLPPVRSTSADIVQRFHDPEVKRMNHLVVDKNTGRVYVGAVNRLYQLSPDLSLVVKEVTGPKGDSTACSMIDCPRETLIRPVDNVNKALVIDYTTTRLISCGSLSQGTCRVRNLHNISDVVQEAKEAVVANNATASTVAFIAPGPPNPPVSQVMYVGVTFTGNSAYRAEVPAVSSRSLDKDRMLNIAESAVTTGTRMYLNSLSRERYPIHYVYGFSSGGFSYFMTTQMKNTETAIYISKLVRVCQDDEHYYSYTEIPINCTNDGIYYNLVQAGYVGKAGSVLAGDLGITAQDDVLFAVFAESEGLNNDKPKPHSALCVYSLKAIRRKFMTNIQKCFSGDGQRGVDYISPSHKCMLTKLQTIGEDFCGLDVNTPLGGGDPIAATPVLTFDTHLTAVAATSTGDYTVVFVGTNEGHLKKVVVESSTLALEYGDLEIKRNSSVNPDLLFDSQLMHLYVMTNKTVSKVKVQECSVYKTCWECLGAKDPYCGWCSLENKCNLRSDCQDAAKDPLYWISYKSGRCTTITTVTPNQLQRTTARTLELLIENLPTLSGQFLCAFSTLDKTLITNASRKSFGVNCTTPRTDLLPSIPQGQHHFTAKLSVRMTNGPDLVATNFTFFDCNTYSSCTQCVSSSFPCDWCVDGHRCTHDTAENCRNDILVTGVSRMGPSYRSGPGFCPTLNATDSQEILVSSGIKKTIRVKVHIIGQFIVQTRFVCQFNIEGRVTSVNARLLADTIYCEETEFSYTSRAPNITVPFAVIWGGSKPLDNPQNIHLVIYRCRDMADNCGMCLALAPKYDCGWCQSSDRCEVKDQCDRGIGMWLNSNQTCPNPVIQSFEPVMGPWEGNTNVTIRGINLGKTFSDIYLGVTVGGMRCQPYEELYIRTKQIVCRVDGPGTEEVKQGPVIVEIEDFRGQSEINYEFVDPQIDSISPKYGPLSGGTTVRISGKYMNAGSNIVAYIDELPCSIITAETNEALCMTSASSKKRNGALRMTFDRTSRFFDGYFEYVDDPTIESVESGVAGQMKIPKGIPAGGIKMSVTGKNLGYIQSPQMYVYYDEKMFVSQCEVHSQESMICKSPTIEVPEHVMVDAERPLTLEYGFRMDNVTGVQNLSQHGFNTFLLYPNPIYDRFDEEIKYYKSDYLTINGQHLDRACQESDVIVQIGNAFCNVTSLSRQQLTCRPPLTQPPAIDSEGLPNKQDLPEVLVTVGGNLRYNIGKLSYALPAGLNGPLSKPALIGVIAAIVILVFVFIAFLIAYRRKSTESNRVLKNMQEQMDILELRVAAECKEAFAELQTEMTDLTGDLTSGGIPFLDYRTYAMMILFPSDDNSPVLQWDRPELARKEKGLRLFGSLIMNKTFLLLFVRTLENNRYFSMRDRVNVASLIMVTLQSKMEYCTDILKTLLAELIEKCTEGKSHPKLFLRRTESVAEKMLSAWFTFLLYKFMRECAGEPLYVLFRAVKQQVDKGPVDAITSEARYSLSEEKLIRQSIDFKPMTVYVSISQQTVFVGGMDPNTENVPVKVLDCDTISQVKEKALDTIYRATPYSQRPRKDDLDLEWRTGASGRLILYDEDSTTKTEGEWKKRNTLNHYRVPDVASLNLVSKQSSIYNLSILSEKTDKSHKYETLNLSKFNSASPPLSRATSPLNQNHDGGLKAWHLVKHHDSDARKEGDRGNKMVSEIYLTRLLATKGTLQKFVDDLFETIFSTAHRGSALPLAIKYMFDFMDDQALQHGISDPEVVHTWKSNSLPLRFWVNLIKNPNFIFDIHKSNIVDSCLSVVAQTFMDSCSTSDHRLGKDSPSSKLLYAKDIPVYKEWVERYYSDIKIMPAISDQDMNAMLAEESRLHTTEFNTNCALYELYTYASKYNEQLIVTLEEDEFSQKQRLAYKLEQVHNIMAADNP